A single region of the Candidatus Protochlamydia amoebophila UWE25 genome encodes:
- the nfi gene encoding deoxyribonuclease V (cleaves DNA at apurinic or apyrimidinic sites): MSQRFNFDPSFLQPDSIEKATIIQKELANRICLEDEFNTPEFFGGMDVSNNLFDPKQIIYATAILLDSKMLSVQFHNSVSQRQTFPYIPGFLGFREAPALIDALESLPKLPDMIFVDGQGISHPRRLGIASHIGVLVNIPTIGVAKNILFGEPKKDLGSCVGDYVFLYAYGKEIGALVRTKLRCKPLIISTGHRVSLRTAIEYVLNCVKGYRLPEPTRQAHLAANAFRKQSQAGN; the protein is encoded by the coding sequence ATGAGCCAACGTTTTAATTTTGACCCCAGCTTTTTACAGCCTGATTCGATAGAAAAAGCAACTATCATTCAAAAAGAACTTGCCAACCGCATTTGTTTAGAAGATGAATTTAACACACCAGAGTTTTTCGGAGGCATGGATGTTAGCAATAATCTTTTCGATCCTAAACAAATCATTTATGCAACAGCCATACTTTTAGATTCTAAAATGTTATCTGTTCAATTCCATAACAGTGTATCACAAAGGCAAACCTTCCCCTATATTCCTGGATTTTTAGGTTTCAGAGAAGCTCCTGCACTTATTGATGCATTAGAAAGTCTTCCAAAGCTTCCAGACATGATTTTTGTGGATGGGCAAGGAATATCTCATCCTCGAAGGTTAGGTATTGCGAGTCATATTGGAGTGTTAGTCAATATTCCTACAATAGGAGTTGCTAAAAATATTCTTTTTGGAGAACCGAAAAAAGACTTAGGTTCCTGTGTGGGTGATTATGTTTTTTTGTATGCTTATGGGAAAGAAATTGGAGCTCTCGTGCGAACTAAGCTTCGCTGCAAACCACTCATTATTTCTACAGGCCATCGCGTATCTTTAAGAACAGCTATTGAATATGTATTAAACTGTGTAAAAGGATATCGTTTGCCTGAACCAACTAGGCAAGCTCACTTAGCTGCTAATGCTTTTAGAAAACAAAGTCAAGCAGGTAATTAA